The Equus przewalskii isolate Varuska unplaced genomic scaffold, EquPr2 ChrUn-10, whole genome shotgun sequence genome window below encodes:
- the OTUD7B gene encoding OTU domain-containing protein 7B isoform X2, producing the protein MTLDMDAVLSDFVRSTGAEPGLARDLLEGKNWDVSAALSDFEQLRQVHAGNLPLPFSERSGGSRTPEKGFSDRESTRLPRPTLQRQDDIVQEKRLSRGISHASSSIVSLARSHVSSNGGGGGSSEHPLEMPICAFQLPDLTVYNEDFRSFIERDLIEQSMLVALEQAGRLNWWVSVDPTCQRLLPLATTGDGNCLLHAASLGMWGFHDRDLMLRKALYALMEKGAEKEALKRRWRWQQTQQNKESGLVYTEDEWQKEWNELIKLASSEPRMHLGTNGANCGGVESSEEPVYESLEEFHVFVLAHVLRRPIVVVADTMLRDSGGEAFAPIPFGGIYLPLEVPASQCHRSPLVLAYDQAHFSALVSMEQKENAKDQAVIPLTDSEHKLLPLHFAVDPGKGWEWGKDDSDNVRLASVILSLEVKLHLLHGYMNVKWVPVSSDAQAPLAQPESPTASAGDEPRSTPESGESDKESVGSSSTSNEGSKRKEKSKRDREKDKKRADSVANKLGSFGKTLGSKLKKNMGGLMHSKGSKTAGMGTGSGVSSGTETLEKKKKNSLKSWKGGKEEAAGDGPVSEKPTSESAGNGGSKYSQEVMQSLSIMRIAMQGEGKFIFVGTLKMGHRHQYQEEMIQRYLSDAEERFLAEQKQKEAERKIMNGGVGSGPPPAKKPEPDGGEELLTAPQAESKAMAFSPGYSGGFTIPRPSGGGVHCQEPRRQLAGGPCGGGLPPYATFPRQCPPGRPYPHQDSIPSLEPGSHSKDGVHRGALLPAAFRVADSYSNGYREPPEPDGWAGGPRGLPPTQTKCKQPNCSFYGHPETNNFCSCCYREELRRREREPGGELLVHRF; encoded by the exons GAAAGAATTGGGACGTGAGTGCCGCCCTCAGTGATTTTGAACAGCTACGTCAAGTCCATGCTGGGAACCTGCCCCTGCCCTTTAGTGAACGGAGTGGTGGCTCCAGGACCCCTGAGAAAGGGTTTTCTGATAGAGAGTCTACTCGCCTTCCCCGACCCACCCTACAGCGGCAGGATGACATCGTTCAAG AAAAACGCCTGTCTAGGGGCATCTCCCACGCCAGTTCCAGCATTGTTTCCCTGGCCCGGTCCCATGTCTCCTCcaatggtgggggtggggggagcagtgAGCACCCCCTGGAAATGCCCATCTGTGCCTTCCAGCTTCCAGATCTCACTGTGTACAATGAAGACTTCCGCAGCTTCATAGAGAGAGACCTCATTGAACAGTCCATGCTGGTCGCTTTGGAACAGGCAG GGCGTTTGAACTGGTGGGTAAGTGTGGATCCCACCTGTCAGAGGTTGCTTCCTTTGGCAACAACTGGAGATGGAAACTGCCTCCTGCATGCAGCCTCTCTTG GGATGTGGGGTTTCCACGATCGGGACTTGATGCTGCGGAAAGCTTTGTATGCGCTCATGGAGAAGGGAGCCGAGAAAGAGGCATTAAAACGGCGCTGGAGGTGGCAGCAGACACAGCAGAATAAAGAG TCAGGGCTGGTATACACAGAGGATGAATGGCAGAAGGAATGGAATGAGCTGATCAAGCTTGCCTCAAGTGAACCTCGCATGCATCTAGGTACCAATGGAGCCAATTGTGGTGG GGTGGAGAGTTCAGAGGAGCCTGTGTATGAGAGCCTAGAAGAATTCCACGTCTTTGTCCTTGCCCATGTGCTTAGGAGGCCCATAGTCGTCGTGGCAGACACCATGCTGAGGGACTCCGGCGGGGAAG CATTCGCCCCTATTCCCTTTGGGGGAATCTATCTGCCCTTGGAGGTCCCAGCCAGCCAGTGTCACCGCTCCCCTCTGGTGCTTGCCTATGATCAGGCCCACTTTTCTGCACTTGTGTCCATGGAGCAGAAGGAGAATGCCAAGGACCAAG ctgTGATCCCACTTACAGATTCAGAGCATAAGCTGCTGCCCTTGCACTTTGCTGTGGACCCTGGAAAGGGCTGGGAATGGGGCAAAGATGACAGTGACAATGTCCGACTGGCCAG tGTAATCCTGTCCCTAGAGGTCAAGTTGCATTTGCTTCATGGCTACATGAATGTGAAGTGGGTCCCGGTGTCCTCTGATGCGCAG GCTCCCCTGGCCCAGCCTGAGTCCCCCACAGCCTCAGCTGGAGATGAGCCCCGGTCTACTCCTGAGTCTGGGGAATCAGACAAGGAGTCAGTTGGCAGCAGTTCTACCAGCAATGAGGGCAGCAAGCGGAAAGAGAAGTCAAAACGAGATCGGGAAAAGGACAAGAAGAGAGCAGATTCCGTGGCTAACAAATTGGGCAGCTTTGGCAAAACCTTGGGCAGCAAGCTCAAGAAGAACATGGGAGGCCTGATGCACAGCAAGGGTTCTAAGACTGCAGGGATGGGAACGGGGTCGGGGGTAAGCAGTGGCACAGAGACactggagaagaagaagaaaaactcgCTGAAGAGCTGGAAGGGTGGCaaagaggaggcagctggggacGGGCCTGTATCTGAGAAGCCCACATCTGAGTCTGCTGGTAATGGAGGGAGCAAGTATAGCCAGGAGGTGATGCAAAGCCTGAGCATTATGAGGATTGCGATGCAAGGGGAGGGGAAGTTTATTTTTGTTGGAACCCTGAAGATGGGTCACCGTCACCAATATCAGGAGGAGATGATCCAGCGCTACCTTTCTGATGCTGAGGAGAGATTCCTGGcagagcagaagcagaaggaggcagagaggaagatcATGAATGGAGGGGTAGGGAGTGGGCCTCCTCCAGCCAAAAAGCCAGAGCCAGATGGCGGGGAGGAGCTGCTGACTGCCCCCCAGGCAGAGTCCAAGGCAATGGCGTTCTCTCCTGGCTACTCTGGGGGCTTTACTATCCCTCGGCCTTCTGGGGGTGGAGTCCACTGCCAGGAACCGCGGAGGCAGTTGGCAGGGGGTCCATGTGGGGGGGGCCTACCACCATATGCCACCTTCCCCAGACAATGCCCTCCTGGGCGACCCTACCCCCATCAGGACAGCATCCCTTCTCTGGAGCCAGGCAGTCACTCTAAGGATGGAGTTCACAGGGGTGCATTGCTACCAGCTGCTTTCCGCGTGGCTGATTCCTATAGCAACGGCTACAGAGAGCCCCCTGAGCCAGATGGATGGGCTGGAGGTCCCCGGGGGCTTCCCCCAACCCAGACCAAATGCAAACAGCCGAACTGCAGCTTCTATGGACACCCTGAGACAAACAACTTCTGTTCCTGCTGTTACAGGGAAGAACTGAGGAGGAGGGAACGTGAACCCGGTGGGGAGTTGCTGGTGCACAGGTTCTGA
- the OTUD7B gene encoding OTU domain-containing protein 7B isoform X1 yields MSKSLKECNSQASSGGGLTFDLCPPYISCVKVLNDHMTLDMDAVLSDFVRSTGAEPGLARDLLEGKNWDVSAALSDFEQLRQVHAGNLPLPFSERSGGSRTPEKGFSDRESTRLPRPTLQRQDDIVQEKRLSRGISHASSSIVSLARSHVSSNGGGGGSSEHPLEMPICAFQLPDLTVYNEDFRSFIERDLIEQSMLVALEQAGRLNWWVSVDPTCQRLLPLATTGDGNCLLHAASLGMWGFHDRDLMLRKALYALMEKGAEKEALKRRWRWQQTQQNKESGLVYTEDEWQKEWNELIKLASSEPRMHLGTNGANCGGVESSEEPVYESLEEFHVFVLAHVLRRPIVVVADTMLRDSGGEAFAPIPFGGIYLPLEVPASQCHRSPLVLAYDQAHFSALVSMEQKENAKDQAVIPLTDSEHKLLPLHFAVDPGKGWEWGKDDSDNVRLASVILSLEVKLHLLHGYMNVKWVPVSSDAQAPLAQPESPTASAGDEPRSTPESGESDKESVGSSSTSNEGSKRKEKSKRDREKDKKRADSVANKLGSFGKTLGSKLKKNMGGLMHSKGSKTAGMGTGSGVSSGTETLEKKKKNSLKSWKGGKEEAAGDGPVSEKPTSESAGNGGSKYSQEVMQSLSIMRIAMQGEGKFIFVGTLKMGHRHQYQEEMIQRYLSDAEERFLAEQKQKEAERKIMNGGVGSGPPPAKKPEPDGGEELLTAPQAESKAMAFSPGYSGGFTIPRPSGGGVHCQEPRRQLAGGPCGGGLPPYATFPRQCPPGRPYPHQDSIPSLEPGSHSKDGVHRGALLPAAFRVADSYSNGYREPPEPDGWAGGPRGLPPTQTKCKQPNCSFYGHPETNNFCSCCYREELRRREREPGGELLVHRF; encoded by the exons GAAAGAATTGGGACGTGAGTGCCGCCCTCAGTGATTTTGAACAGCTACGTCAAGTCCATGCTGGGAACCTGCCCCTGCCCTTTAGTGAACGGAGTGGTGGCTCCAGGACCCCTGAGAAAGGGTTTTCTGATAGAGAGTCTACTCGCCTTCCCCGACCCACCCTACAGCGGCAGGATGACATCGTTCAAG AAAAACGCCTGTCTAGGGGCATCTCCCACGCCAGTTCCAGCATTGTTTCCCTGGCCCGGTCCCATGTCTCCTCcaatggtgggggtggggggagcagtgAGCACCCCCTGGAAATGCCCATCTGTGCCTTCCAGCTTCCAGATCTCACTGTGTACAATGAAGACTTCCGCAGCTTCATAGAGAGAGACCTCATTGAACAGTCCATGCTGGTCGCTTTGGAACAGGCAG GGCGTTTGAACTGGTGGGTAAGTGTGGATCCCACCTGTCAGAGGTTGCTTCCTTTGGCAACAACTGGAGATGGAAACTGCCTCCTGCATGCAGCCTCTCTTG GGATGTGGGGTTTCCACGATCGGGACTTGATGCTGCGGAAAGCTTTGTATGCGCTCATGGAGAAGGGAGCCGAGAAAGAGGCATTAAAACGGCGCTGGAGGTGGCAGCAGACACAGCAGAATAAAGAG TCAGGGCTGGTATACACAGAGGATGAATGGCAGAAGGAATGGAATGAGCTGATCAAGCTTGCCTCAAGTGAACCTCGCATGCATCTAGGTACCAATGGAGCCAATTGTGGTGG GGTGGAGAGTTCAGAGGAGCCTGTGTATGAGAGCCTAGAAGAATTCCACGTCTTTGTCCTTGCCCATGTGCTTAGGAGGCCCATAGTCGTCGTGGCAGACACCATGCTGAGGGACTCCGGCGGGGAAG CATTCGCCCCTATTCCCTTTGGGGGAATCTATCTGCCCTTGGAGGTCCCAGCCAGCCAGTGTCACCGCTCCCCTCTGGTGCTTGCCTATGATCAGGCCCACTTTTCTGCACTTGTGTCCATGGAGCAGAAGGAGAATGCCAAGGACCAAG ctgTGATCCCACTTACAGATTCAGAGCATAAGCTGCTGCCCTTGCACTTTGCTGTGGACCCTGGAAAGGGCTGGGAATGGGGCAAAGATGACAGTGACAATGTCCGACTGGCCAG tGTAATCCTGTCCCTAGAGGTCAAGTTGCATTTGCTTCATGGCTACATGAATGTGAAGTGGGTCCCGGTGTCCTCTGATGCGCAG GCTCCCCTGGCCCAGCCTGAGTCCCCCACAGCCTCAGCTGGAGATGAGCCCCGGTCTACTCCTGAGTCTGGGGAATCAGACAAGGAGTCAGTTGGCAGCAGTTCTACCAGCAATGAGGGCAGCAAGCGGAAAGAGAAGTCAAAACGAGATCGGGAAAAGGACAAGAAGAGAGCAGATTCCGTGGCTAACAAATTGGGCAGCTTTGGCAAAACCTTGGGCAGCAAGCTCAAGAAGAACATGGGAGGCCTGATGCACAGCAAGGGTTCTAAGACTGCAGGGATGGGAACGGGGTCGGGGGTAAGCAGTGGCACAGAGACactggagaagaagaagaaaaactcgCTGAAGAGCTGGAAGGGTGGCaaagaggaggcagctggggacGGGCCTGTATCTGAGAAGCCCACATCTGAGTCTGCTGGTAATGGAGGGAGCAAGTATAGCCAGGAGGTGATGCAAAGCCTGAGCATTATGAGGATTGCGATGCAAGGGGAGGGGAAGTTTATTTTTGTTGGAACCCTGAAGATGGGTCACCGTCACCAATATCAGGAGGAGATGATCCAGCGCTACCTTTCTGATGCTGAGGAGAGATTCCTGGcagagcagaagcagaaggaggcagagaggaagatcATGAATGGAGGGGTAGGGAGTGGGCCTCCTCCAGCCAAAAAGCCAGAGCCAGATGGCGGGGAGGAGCTGCTGACTGCCCCCCAGGCAGAGTCCAAGGCAATGGCGTTCTCTCCTGGCTACTCTGGGGGCTTTACTATCCCTCGGCCTTCTGGGGGTGGAGTCCACTGCCAGGAACCGCGGAGGCAGTTGGCAGGGGGTCCATGTGGGGGGGGCCTACCACCATATGCCACCTTCCCCAGACAATGCCCTCCTGGGCGACCCTACCCCCATCAGGACAGCATCCCTTCTCTGGAGCCAGGCAGTCACTCTAAGGATGGAGTTCACAGGGGTGCATTGCTACCAGCTGCTTTCCGCGTGGCTGATTCCTATAGCAACGGCTACAGAGAGCCCCCTGAGCCAGATGGATGGGCTGGAGGTCCCCGGGGGCTTCCCCCAACCCAGACCAAATGCAAACAGCCGAACTGCAGCTTCTATGGACACCCTGAGACAAACAACTTCTGTTCCTGCTGTTACAGGGAAGAACTGAGGAGGAGGGAACGTGAACCCGGTGGGGAGTTGCTGGTGCACAGGTTCTGA
- the OTUD7B gene encoding OTU domain-containing protein 7B isoform X3, with protein sequence MLGTCPCPLVNGVVAPGPLRKGFLIESLLAFPDPPYSGRMTSFKLPDLTVYNEDFRSFIERDLIEQSMLVALEQAGRLNWWVSVDPTCQRLLPLATTGDGNCLLHAASLGMWGFHDRDLMLRKALYALMEKGAEKEALKRRWRWQQTQQNKESGLVYTEDEWQKEWNELIKLASSEPRMHLGTNGANCGGVESSEEPVYESLEEFHVFVLAHVLRRPIVVVADTMLRDSGGEAFAPIPFGGIYLPLEVPASQCHRSPLVLAYDQAHFSALVSMEQKENAKDQAVIPLTDSEHKLLPLHFAVDPGKGWEWGKDDSDNVRLASVILSLEVKLHLLHGYMNVKWVPVSSDAQAPLAQPESPTASAGDEPRSTPESGESDKESVGSSSTSNEGSKRKEKSKRDREKDKKRADSVANKLGSFGKTLGSKLKKNMGGLMHSKGSKTAGMGTGSGVSSGTETLEKKKKNSLKSWKGGKEEAAGDGPVSEKPTSESAGNGGSKYSQEVMQSLSIMRIAMQGEGKFIFVGTLKMGHRHQYQEEMIQRYLSDAEERFLAEQKQKEAERKIMNGGVGSGPPPAKKPEPDGGEELLTAPQAESKAMAFSPGYSGGFTIPRPSGGGVHCQEPRRQLAGGPCGGGLPPYATFPRQCPPGRPYPHQDSIPSLEPGSHSKDGVHRGALLPAAFRVADSYSNGYREPPEPDGWAGGPRGLPPTQTKCKQPNCSFYGHPETNNFCSCCYREELRRREREPGGELLVHRF encoded by the exons ATGCTGGGAACCTGCCCCTGCCCTTTAGTGAACGGAGTGGTGGCTCCAGGACCCCTGAGAAAGGGTTTTCTGATAGAGAGTCTACTCGCCTTCCCCGACCCACCCTACAGCGGCAGGATGACATCGTTCAAG CTTCCAGATCTCACTGTGTACAATGAAGACTTCCGCAGCTTCATAGAGAGAGACCTCATTGAACAGTCCATGCTGGTCGCTTTGGAACAGGCAG GGCGTTTGAACTGGTGGGTAAGTGTGGATCCCACCTGTCAGAGGTTGCTTCCTTTGGCAACAACTGGAGATGGAAACTGCCTCCTGCATGCAGCCTCTCTTG GGATGTGGGGTTTCCACGATCGGGACTTGATGCTGCGGAAAGCTTTGTATGCGCTCATGGAGAAGGGAGCCGAGAAAGAGGCATTAAAACGGCGCTGGAGGTGGCAGCAGACACAGCAGAATAAAGAG TCAGGGCTGGTATACACAGAGGATGAATGGCAGAAGGAATGGAATGAGCTGATCAAGCTTGCCTCAAGTGAACCTCGCATGCATCTAGGTACCAATGGAGCCAATTGTGGTGG GGTGGAGAGTTCAGAGGAGCCTGTGTATGAGAGCCTAGAAGAATTCCACGTCTTTGTCCTTGCCCATGTGCTTAGGAGGCCCATAGTCGTCGTGGCAGACACCATGCTGAGGGACTCCGGCGGGGAAG CATTCGCCCCTATTCCCTTTGGGGGAATCTATCTGCCCTTGGAGGTCCCAGCCAGCCAGTGTCACCGCTCCCCTCTGGTGCTTGCCTATGATCAGGCCCACTTTTCTGCACTTGTGTCCATGGAGCAGAAGGAGAATGCCAAGGACCAAG ctgTGATCCCACTTACAGATTCAGAGCATAAGCTGCTGCCCTTGCACTTTGCTGTGGACCCTGGAAAGGGCTGGGAATGGGGCAAAGATGACAGTGACAATGTCCGACTGGCCAG tGTAATCCTGTCCCTAGAGGTCAAGTTGCATTTGCTTCATGGCTACATGAATGTGAAGTGGGTCCCGGTGTCCTCTGATGCGCAG GCTCCCCTGGCCCAGCCTGAGTCCCCCACAGCCTCAGCTGGAGATGAGCCCCGGTCTACTCCTGAGTCTGGGGAATCAGACAAGGAGTCAGTTGGCAGCAGTTCTACCAGCAATGAGGGCAGCAAGCGGAAAGAGAAGTCAAAACGAGATCGGGAAAAGGACAAGAAGAGAGCAGATTCCGTGGCTAACAAATTGGGCAGCTTTGGCAAAACCTTGGGCAGCAAGCTCAAGAAGAACATGGGAGGCCTGATGCACAGCAAGGGTTCTAAGACTGCAGGGATGGGAACGGGGTCGGGGGTAAGCAGTGGCACAGAGACactggagaagaagaagaaaaactcgCTGAAGAGCTGGAAGGGTGGCaaagaggaggcagctggggacGGGCCTGTATCTGAGAAGCCCACATCTGAGTCTGCTGGTAATGGAGGGAGCAAGTATAGCCAGGAGGTGATGCAAAGCCTGAGCATTATGAGGATTGCGATGCAAGGGGAGGGGAAGTTTATTTTTGTTGGAACCCTGAAGATGGGTCACCGTCACCAATATCAGGAGGAGATGATCCAGCGCTACCTTTCTGATGCTGAGGAGAGATTCCTGGcagagcagaagcagaaggaggcagagaggaagatcATGAATGGAGGGGTAGGGAGTGGGCCTCCTCCAGCCAAAAAGCCAGAGCCAGATGGCGGGGAGGAGCTGCTGACTGCCCCCCAGGCAGAGTCCAAGGCAATGGCGTTCTCTCCTGGCTACTCTGGGGGCTTTACTATCCCTCGGCCTTCTGGGGGTGGAGTCCACTGCCAGGAACCGCGGAGGCAGTTGGCAGGGGGTCCATGTGGGGGGGGCCTACCACCATATGCCACCTTCCCCAGACAATGCCCTCCTGGGCGACCCTACCCCCATCAGGACAGCATCCCTTCTCTGGAGCCAGGCAGTCACTCTAAGGATGGAGTTCACAGGGGTGCATTGCTACCAGCTGCTTTCCGCGTGGCTGATTCCTATAGCAACGGCTACAGAGAGCCCCCTGAGCCAGATGGATGGGCTGGAGGTCCCCGGGGGCTTCCCCCAACCCAGACCAAATGCAAACAGCCGAACTGCAGCTTCTATGGACACCCTGAGACAAACAACTTCTGTTCCTGCTGTTACAGGGAAGAACTGAGGAGGAGGGAACGTGAACCCGGTGGGGAGTTGCTGGTGCACAGGTTCTGA